The Leucobacter rhizosphaerae genome includes a region encoding these proteins:
- a CDS encoding branched-chain amino acid ABC transporter permease: MSAPTSVSDPRAVALPRWNAKVMGWPQPRPLPITVALVVGILFPFLAPDRSWLTVATLAMITLTLAQSWNLVLGYGGVWNFGQLAFYALGAYSAALVTMYLPIPAWLSIPIAGLVSGGIALLLSIPILRLRGIYVSLLTFGFAEVVRLLIIADQSGVTGGAYGLSGFGGFGFTGPGAANVNYWIGLAAAVVTCLIVLILVRSPLGNGMIAMRDNPTLASARGISQRTYQMLVFAVSGFLAGVAGSLYAHVFEVASPTLMGLGPMTLVVTMLVVGGLGTVTGPIIGTLILSFVQMQLQDVPEIRLAALGAVLLIVILLMPRGLVPFFSAVWARFQAWMDEDEYDEDEDVEDGASVESSSESPAAAAREGAERGL, translated from the coding sequence ATGAGCGCACCCACGTCCGTCTCGGATCCGCGCGCGGTCGCACTGCCGCGCTGGAACGCAAAGGTGATGGGGTGGCCGCAACCACGGCCGCTCCCCATCACCGTGGCCCTCGTCGTCGGGATCCTCTTCCCGTTCCTCGCCCCAGATCGTAGCTGGCTCACCGTGGCCACGCTCGCCATGATCACGCTGACGCTCGCCCAGAGCTGGAACCTCGTGCTCGGGTACGGTGGCGTCTGGAACTTCGGCCAACTCGCCTTCTACGCGCTCGGGGCCTATTCCGCAGCGCTGGTCACCATGTACCTCCCGATCCCGGCATGGCTCTCGATCCCGATCGCCGGGCTCGTCTCCGGGGGCATCGCGCTGCTGCTCTCGATCCCGATCCTGCGACTGCGGGGGATCTACGTCTCTCTGCTCACCTTCGGGTTCGCGGAGGTGGTGCGGCTGCTGATCATCGCCGATCAATCCGGTGTGACCGGGGGCGCCTATGGGCTTTCCGGCTTCGGCGGATTCGGGTTCACGGGCCCCGGCGCCGCCAATGTGAACTACTGGATCGGGCTCGCGGCCGCGGTGGTGACCTGCCTCATCGTGCTGATCCTCGTGCGCTCGCCGCTGGGAAACGGCATGATCGCGATGCGCGACAACCCGACGCTCGCCTCGGCGCGCGGGATCAGCCAGCGGACCTACCAGATGCTCGTGTTCGCGGTGTCGGGGTTCCTCGCCGGCGTCGCGGGATCGCTCTACGCGCATGTCTTCGAAGTCGCCTCGCCGACACTCATGGGCCTGGGGCCGATGACCCTCGTGGTCACCATGCTCGTCGTGGGCGGCCTCGGGACGGTCACCGGACCGATCATCGGAACGCTGATCCTCTCCTTCGTGCAGATGCAGCTCCAGGACGTTCCGGAGATCCGGCTCGCGGCACTCGGCGCGGTGCTCCTCATCGTCATCCTCTTGATGCCGCGCGGGCTCGTGCCGTTCTTCAGCGCCGTCTGGGCCCGCTTCCAGGCCTGGATGGACGAGGACGAATACGACGAGGACGAGGACGTCGAGGATGGGGCATCCGTGGAATCGTCCTCTGAATCGCCCGCGGCGGCGGCACGGGAGGGCGCCGAGCGGGGTCTATGA